Proteins found in one Paenibacillus sp. FSL R10-2782 genomic segment:
- a CDS encoding amino acid adenylation domain-containing protein has product MTSLLQNSTQTAPSPFLVPLDFARLQRKYTYSAYQAELEPSLSKLLHQQTSAEEQHALLLSVYAAWLYRLSAEEEVSFSTLVPQSGLLTASLTMEKNTTFHELAGLFQDMLHKPHAYLADPQADTSFSANLLADEGAEPCIMDWAVIESNGTYHIHIRYDDSLLLKSTVVRYAEYFELLLRGALTNSHALVNSIDILSEADQAAHEALNNTVVKYPEHQTIHGMFEEAASQYPDRPAISSHAGEYTYRELNERANQVARVLLSKGLAKGEFVTIFMERSLETVISLLGILKAGGVYVPVDPAHPADRSSYIVEDTRSPFVLTTSALIEQATELCGSIDTVKEILAINGPLAGYAASNPNVNVGPDDLAYVIYTSGSTGKPKGALIAHRGVVNLGAVVQRDCDITPQDVLTQFATYSFDASVWDTIGALFYGAKLYLLSSEERVSVEEFAEAIARTGTTIITILPTVFFNQLSTYLSDEGYRKLTKVRIVTVAGEALYGSQVRAFQSKFGTNTDIVNVYGPTECTVATTTHRVRGAVPEHVVNIPIGKPIYNYKVYIVNDDNKLCPINIPGEVCIATPALAHGYLHQPERTAQSFVDNPFVPGEKMYRSGDIAKLLPDGTIEYVSRKDSQLKIRGNRIEIGEIEDHFSKHPGVQDVSVVAVKDHTDQNMLVGYYTTSDGQSIPQDVIQSYIAGKLPSYFVPSHVVHLEAMPISPTGKIDRKKLALLPLPEASHSSYGSEPLREGTETLIAEAWTQVLGKANIGATDDFFLIGGDSLRVIHVLAILKPRYGALRIGDFFRYKTVRELAEYVEQLGTEQAPQRKALAVQQEKTDLNEHPIELLGTAGVAELRDMNVVLLTGATGYLGSHILYDLLQRTEAKVYAMVRPSQNGPSGIERIQAVLTGYFGQNVSALIEGRVKAVYGDLEQADLGLSTVDRHMLEHQIDGIIHSAADVRHFGDSAAFDRTNVTGTLELLKIAQAKPGVSFHHVSTMGIPEDLANEGQWESVLELSSFPDELQVDNLYTNSKLAAEKLLFQAAQSGTPVSIYRAGNLTAHSANGRFQRNIDSNAYYRMIKAMLLLGKAPQADWHTDFTPIDYASRAIVELSVHQKSANRIFHICNPNPLPYDELIAMVNQLGYAVDTMPFDDYSAWLLNPSSGIQEDALHLAMGQLEGDGAKDSAYRYGCPVTAALLDQAGVKCPTTDLEFIRNMIQHAVEIGYFPIASSVSTKTTQR; this is encoded by the coding sequence ATGACTTCATTGCTACAAAACAGTACACAAACAGCGCCATCCCCATTCCTGGTTCCTTTGGATTTTGCACGTCTGCAACGCAAGTATACATACTCTGCTTATCAGGCAGAGTTAGAACCATCCCTCTCAAAGCTGCTGCATCAGCAAACGTCGGCGGAAGAACAACATGCTTTGCTTCTGTCTGTGTATGCAGCATGGCTGTACCGTCTGTCCGCAGAGGAAGAAGTCTCCTTCTCTACTTTGGTGCCTCAATCCGGTTTACTCACGGCTTCGCTGACGATGGAAAAGAATACTACTTTCCATGAACTGGCAGGCCTGTTTCAGGACATGCTCCATAAACCACATGCTTATCTGGCAGACCCGCAAGCTGATACCTCGTTCTCGGCAAATCTGCTGGCAGATGAAGGCGCAGAGCCTTGTATCATGGACTGGGCTGTCATCGAGAGCAACGGCACTTACCATATCCATATTCGGTATGATGATTCGCTTCTTCTGAAATCAACGGTTGTCCGGTATGCAGAATACTTCGAATTGCTACTGCGCGGCGCACTCACCAACAGCCATGCCCTTGTCAATTCGATTGACATCTTATCCGAAGCAGATCAGGCAGCTCATGAAGCCTTAAATAATACAGTTGTGAAGTATCCTGAGCATCAGACCATTCATGGAATGTTCGAGGAAGCCGCTTCGCAATATCCTGATCGTCCGGCCATCTCTTCCCACGCCGGGGAATATACGTACCGTGAGCTTAATGAACGTGCCAATCAAGTCGCACGTGTGCTGTTGTCCAAAGGTCTTGCCAAGGGCGAGTTCGTGACTATTTTCATGGAACGAAGCCTGGAAACTGTCATTTCCCTGCTCGGCATTCTGAAAGCCGGGGGGGTATATGTACCAGTCGATCCAGCCCACCCCGCTGACCGGAGTAGCTACATTGTCGAGGATACGCGTTCTCCCTTCGTCCTGACGACTTCAGCATTGATCGAGCAAGCGACTGAACTGTGCGGTTCCATTGATACAGTAAAAGAAATTTTAGCTATTAACGGACCACTGGCAGGTTATGCCGCAAGCAATCCAAACGTTAACGTAGGTCCGGATGATCTAGCTTATGTGATCTATACATCCGGCTCGACAGGCAAGCCCAAAGGTGCCCTGATCGCTCACCGTGGCGTCGTCAACCTGGGTGCTGTCGTACAGCGCGATTGCGATATTACACCTCAGGATGTATTGACGCAATTCGCCACCTATAGCTTTGATGCATCTGTTTGGGATACGATTGGAGCCTTGTTCTACGGAGCCAAGCTGTACCTGTTGTCCTCCGAAGAACGCGTGTCTGTTGAAGAATTCGCAGAAGCCATCGCACGCACAGGCACGACGATCATTACCATTTTGCCAACCGTGTTCTTTAATCAGCTATCCACGTATTTGTCGGACGAGGGCTACCGCAAATTGACTAAGGTACGAATTGTCACCGTGGCAGGCGAGGCGCTGTACGGCTCACAAGTTCGGGCGTTCCAAAGCAAATTCGGCACAAATACAGACATCGTAAACGTATATGGACCGACCGAGTGCACCGTAGCGACCACGACACACCGGGTTCGTGGTGCTGTGCCTGAGCACGTCGTCAACATCCCAATCGGCAAGCCGATTTACAACTACAAGGTCTATATCGTCAACGATGACAACAAGCTATGCCCAATTAACATTCCCGGTGAAGTATGCATTGCTACACCGGCACTGGCTCATGGCTACCTCCATCAGCCGGAGCGAACAGCACAATCGTTTGTGGACAACCCGTTTGTTCCGGGTGAAAAAATGTACCGCTCAGGCGATATCGCCAAGCTGCTGCCAGACGGTACGATTGAATATGTAAGCCGGAAGGATTCACAGCTCAAAATTCGGGGCAATCGGATCGAAATCGGAGAGATTGAAGATCATTTCTCCAAGCATCCTGGTGTTCAGGACGTGTCTGTCGTAGCCGTCAAAGATCACACGGATCAAAATATGCTGGTCGGCTATTACACTACTTCGGACGGACAGTCTATTCCGCAAGACGTGATTCAATCTTATATTGCGGGTAAGCTGCCTTCCTATTTTGTTCCGAGCCATGTCGTTCATCTCGAAGCTATGCCGATTTCACCGACGGGCAAGATTGATCGCAAGAAGCTGGCCCTGCTGCCGCTGCCCGAGGCTTCCCACAGCTCCTATGGCAGCGAACCTCTCCGCGAAGGGACTGAAACGCTTATTGCCGAAGCATGGACACAGGTGCTTGGCAAAGCCAACATCGGCGCAACGGATGACTTCTTCCTGATCGGTGGCGACTCCCTTCGTGTCATTCATGTGCTGGCTATTTTGAAGCCGCGTTATGGCGCGTTGCGCATTGGAGACTTTTTCCGCTACAAAACCGTTCGCGAGCTTGCTGAATACGTGGAGCAACTGGGCACGGAACAAGCGCCGCAACGTAAAGCACTAGCGGTTCAACAAGAAAAAACAGACCTGAATGAGCATCCTATCGAGCTGTTAGGCACTGCGGGTGTAGCCGAATTGCGCGACATGAATGTTGTTTTACTGACCGGGGCTACAGGTTATCTCGGTTCGCACATTCTGTATGACCTGCTTCAACGGACAGAAGCCAAAGTGTACGCGATGGTACGTCCATCACAGAACGGGCCATCCGGCATCGAGCGTATTCAGGCCGTACTGACCGGATATTTTGGACAAAATGTCTCGGCCCTGATCGAAGGACGGGTCAAAGCCGTGTACGGTGATCTGGAGCAGGCAGACCTTGGTCTCTCTACCGTTGACCGCCATATGCTGGAGCATCAAATTGACGGCATTATTCACAGCGCCGCTGACGTTCGCCATTTTGGTGATTCGGCTGCCTTTGACCGTACGAATGTAACCGGAACACTGGAACTGCTGAAAATTGCTCAGGCCAAGCCAGGTGTATCCTTCCATCATGTCTCAACTATGGGCATACCGGAGGATCTGGCGAATGAAGGACAATGGGAATCCGTATTGGAACTGTCCTCCTTCCCGGACGAGCTACAGGTGGACAACCTGTACACGAACAGTAAGCTCGCAGCGGAAAAGCTGTTGTTCCAAGCGGCTCAGTCAGGCACGCCTGTCTCTATCTACCGTGCAGGCAATCTGACGGCCCATTCGGCCAACGGACGCTTCCAGCGCAATATCGACAGCAACGCCTACTATCGAATGATAAAGGCCATGCTGCTGCTGGGCAAAGCACCACAGGCTGATTGGCATACGGACTTTACACCGATTGACTATGCGAGCCGCGCCATTGTAGAGCTGTCTGTGCATCAAAAAAGCGCGAACCGCATTTTCCATATCTGCAATCCGAACCCACTGCCATATGATGAGCTGATCGCTATGGTCAACCAACTTGGATATGCAGTAGACACGATGCCTTTTGACGATTATAGCGCTTGGCTGCTGAACCCCTCTTCCGGTATTCAGGAGGATGCGCTGCACCTTGCTATGGGACAGTTGGAAGGTGACGGGGCCAAGGATTCCGCTTACCGATATGGCTGCCCTGTGACCGCCGCGCTACTGGATCAGGCTGGCGTTAAGTGCCCGACAACCGATCTGGAGTTTATTCGAAATATGATCCAGCATGCGGTCGAAATCGGTTATTTCCCTATCGCGTCATCGGTATCCACAAAAACAACACAGAGGTAA
- a CDS encoding TraX family protein, whose translation MYWLAMLTMLIDHIGLVFFPTDPVWRIAGRLAFPIYAYALYMGYARTRNMRSYMLRLLGIALISQVPYMLAFDVYRPNVVWTLLISLLALGAASRLKNWAAITGLYVLTALVMEFSLMDYGAYGLLLVLIYRYTRSYRMVAAHFALNVVYDMVHHANLQHFSLLSTILIACFASGESGFYSRVPRWLWRSFYPVHLAVIAVIRLWL comes from the coding sequence ATGTACTGGTTGGCCATGCTGACCATGCTGATTGATCATATCGGACTTGTATTTTTTCCGACTGATCCGGTCTGGAGAATTGCCGGCAGGCTTGCTTTTCCAATCTATGCATATGCGCTGTATATGGGATATGCCCGCACTCGGAATATGCGAAGCTATATGCTTCGCTTGCTCGGAATTGCCCTGATTTCTCAGGTGCCCTATATGCTGGCCTTTGATGTGTATAGGCCAAACGTGGTCTGGACGCTGTTGATCTCGTTGCTGGCGCTGGGTGCTGCGTCGCGATTGAAGAATTGGGCGGCTATAACAGGCTTATATGTGCTCACAGCTCTGGTCATGGAGTTTAGCCTGATGGATTACGGAGCTTATGGACTGCTGCTCGTCCTCATTTACCGTTATACCCGCTCCTATAGGATGGTTGCGGCACATTTTGCACTGAATGTCGTGTATGATATGGTGCATCACGCGAATCTCCAGCATTTTAGCCTGCTGTCCACTATTCTTATCGCATGCTTCGCATCCGGGGAGAGCGGATTTTATAGCCGGGTACCGCGCTGGTTGTGGCGCAGCTTTTATCCGGTGCATCTGGCTGTTATTGCTGTCATTCGTCTCTGGCTCTAA
- the rpiA gene encoding ribose-5-phosphate isomerase RpiA: MNLKQKAAEKAVEAIQDGMKVGLGTGSTAYWAIQKIGERVAQGLHIQAVATSQASEDQARELGIPIVPFDQIGRLDVTIDGADEVNEQLVLVKGGGGALLREKIVESNSNRLIIIVDESKDVKVLGAFPLPVEVVPFASVWTLEAIQQTGCQAEWRMKDGERFLTDNGNYIVDCRYGTIDNPQELEIRLNQIPGVVDNGLFINMADQVIIARANGQIDIRNK, translated from the coding sequence ATGAATTTGAAGCAAAAAGCAGCTGAAAAAGCAGTTGAAGCCATTCAGGACGGCATGAAAGTAGGACTCGGCACAGGCTCGACAGCTTATTGGGCCATTCAAAAAATAGGTGAGCGTGTGGCGCAAGGCTTACATATACAGGCTGTAGCTACTTCCCAAGCCTCGGAGGATCAGGCCAGAGAACTGGGAATTCCCATCGTTCCATTTGATCAGATTGGACGACTCGACGTAACCATTGACGGAGCGGACGAGGTGAATGAGCAGCTTGTTCTGGTGAAGGGCGGAGGCGGAGCTTTACTGAGAGAGAAGATCGTGGAAAGCAACAGCAACCGGCTAATCATTATTGTGGACGAGTCCAAGGATGTGAAGGTGCTGGGTGCATTTCCATTACCGGTCGAAGTCGTACCTTTTGCCAGTGTATGGACGTTGGAGGCAATACAGCAAACAGGCTGCCAGGCTGAATGGCGCATGAAGGACGGTGAGCGTTTCCTTACGGATAACGGCAATTATATTGTCGATTGTCGTTACGGAACCATTGATAATCCGCAAGAGCTGGAAATCCGATTAAATCAAATTCCGGGTGTGGTTGATAACGGACTGTTCATTAACATGGCGGACCAGGTTATCATCGCACGGGCCAATGGGCAGATTGATATTCGAAACAAGTGA
- a CDS encoding methyl-accepting chemotaxis protein, which yields MKKWSSLSFFTKNLLLSFFNIVLIGLVLIVSSYLIQRTILIDQLHGQVEKITLKWAEGINVNEVTQAIQEKSYDGPVQTKLRAYLDNITATNPNISQAYIFGTELEDGDKTSVVAMPTALREAFEKDKLGVGGMYKQPSVVVEGVSHMLDTGKPTFTSFYDDSFGTWTTLTYPLKDSNGKIFAYFAVDADAGAVPAGLTKLLISGTTILAAFLLICLALQYWVVRRTLSPIKQLMYGISEVSRGNLDVQIQAGQDDLGVVNSNFNDMVSHINSIMTKVKLTTDEVNESAKELLAICEQNGINSNIINQNINEITDNIRAQEKATGDSARAMAEMASVIQNIAASSATVAEEANSVEKRSNEGNEIVGKVSSQMHLITDTVTNTSRIIKLLNDRSQEIGNIIGTISGISSQTNLLALNASIEAARVGEEGKGFAVVASEVRKLAEQTADATKQITPLIEEIQSEIGQAVKSMEQGNVEAQNGIIVAGQAGELFNNILQATKTVAWQIQEVSSATEEISAGTQEMTATADDLSSTVSKTANNSIHIAQTVDEQKASLDSIIESSHKLSTMSEELQEITSFFKIADPSRTKS from the coding sequence TTGAAAAAGTGGAGTAGCTTATCTTTCTTCACCAAGAACTTATTATTATCCTTCTTCAACATCGTATTGATCGGGCTAGTCCTCATCGTGTCCAGCTATTTGATCCAACGTACGATTTTGATAGACCAGCTGCATGGACAAGTGGAAAAAATCACATTAAAGTGGGCTGAGGGAATTAATGTAAATGAAGTAACCCAAGCCATTCAGGAAAAAAGTTATGATGGTCCCGTTCAGACCAAACTCCGCGCTTATCTGGATAACATCACAGCAACGAACCCGAATATCTCTCAAGCTTATATCTTCGGAACCGAGCTGGAAGACGGTGACAAGACATCTGTTGTAGCGATGCCAACCGCTCTTAGAGAAGCATTCGAAAAAGATAAATTGGGTGTCGGCGGTATGTATAAGCAACCATCTGTAGTTGTCGAAGGCGTAAGCCACATGCTGGATACTGGAAAACCGACGTTTACCAGCTTCTATGATGACAGCTTCGGTACGTGGACAACCTTGACGTATCCACTTAAAGATTCAAATGGCAAAATCTTTGCATATTTTGCTGTCGATGCAGATGCAGGCGCTGTACCTGCGGGTTTGACTAAGCTGCTGATTAGCGGTACTACAATTCTGGCTGCTTTCCTGCTCATCTGCTTGGCGCTCCAATATTGGGTCGTAAGGCGTACGCTGTCCCCTATTAAACAACTGATGTATGGTATCAGTGAAGTAAGCCGTGGAAATCTGGATGTTCAGATTCAAGCTGGGCAAGACGATCTGGGTGTTGTGAATAGCAACTTCAATGATATGGTTAGCCATATTAACAGCATTATGACCAAAGTGAAGCTGACAACTGATGAAGTGAATGAATCGGCGAAGGAATTGCTCGCGATCTGCGAGCAAAACGGAATCAATTCCAACATCATTAATCAGAACATTAATGAAATTACGGATAATATCCGTGCACAGGAAAAAGCAACGGGCGATAGCGCACGTGCCATGGCTGAAATGGCCTCGGTCATCCAAAATATTGCCGCCAGTTCCGCCACCGTTGCAGAGGAAGCCAATTCGGTAGAAAAGCGTTCTAATGAAGGCAACGAAATCGTAGGCAAGGTTTCTTCACAAATGCATTTGATTACAGACACAGTTACGAATACATCCCGCATTATCAAGTTGCTGAACGACCGTTCACAGGAAATTGGTAATATCATTGGTACGATTTCAGGCATTTCCAGTCAGACGAACCTGCTCGCTCTGAATGCTTCTATTGAAGCAGCGCGTGTCGGTGAGGAAGGTAAAGGCTTTGCCGTGGTTGCCAGTGAAGTACGCAAGCTGGCAGAACAAACAGCGGATGCAACAAAACAAATCACACCGCTGATTGAAGAGATCCAAAGCGAAATCGGACAGGCTGTGAAGTCGATGGAACAAGGTAATGTTGAGGCACAGAACGGAATCATCGTAGCTGGACAAGCGGGCGAGCTGTTCAATAACATACTTCAAGCAACCAAGACAGTAGCATGGCAGATTCAGGAAGTATCCAGTGCTACCGAGGAAATATCCGCCGGTACGCAGGAAATGACAGCGACAGCAGATGATCTTTCTTCCACTGTAAGCAAAACAGCTAACAACAGCATTCATATTGCACAAACAGTTGATGAACAAAAAGCTTCTCTGGACTCCATCATTGAATCGTCTCATAAGCTGTCAACCATGTCTGAAGAGCTTCAGGAAATTACTTCATTTTTTAAAATTGCGGACCCTAGCCGCACCAAATCATAA
- a CDS encoding VanZ family protein, protein MPSVRLLRTVAFVVFILYTGLLLYWMFLGFGRTIRPGSPYSYNMVPLDTIGRYLRAAQSLSFRVWGVNLLGNIVVFVPFGILLPIIWVSLRRLGSLLLTVVVALVILEVSQMLLGAGTMDVDDVILNVTGVLFGRVVYELLRKRLGNE, encoded by the coding sequence ATGCCTAGCGTCCGTCTGCTTCGTACTGTAGCTTTCGTGGTCTTCATTTTATATACGGGACTGTTATTATACTGGATGTTTCTTGGTTTTGGACGTACAATACGACCGGGTTCTCCATATTCGTATAATATGGTTCCGTTGGATACGATTGGGCGATATCTGAGGGCTGCGCAGTCGCTTTCTTTCCGGGTGTGGGGTGTCAATTTGCTCGGTAATATTGTTGTTTTCGTCCCGTTTGGCATCCTTCTGCCTATCATTTGGGTATCGTTACGCAGATTAGGTAGCTTGCTACTGACAGTGGTGGTCGCGCTGGTGATTCTTGAAGTGTCCCAAATGCTGCTCGGCGCAGGCACGATGGACGTGGATGATGTGATCCTGAATGTAACGGGTGTGCTTTTCGGCCGGGTTGTTTACGAGCTTCTACGAAAGAGGTTAGGGAATGAATAA
- a CDS encoding CBS domain-containing protein translates to MRKFTDLCSSIMYTTPFHKEVIIIQLSERQREIVDIVQRLAPVTGDKIAEELGLTRPTLRSDLALLVMLGLVDAKPKVGYLPGRYPKYDSHVGTMLKKLTVADVLSDPILISGDATAYDAVLMLFQQNTGTLMVTGEDQELIGIVTRKDLLKVTLGHTDLHAVPVTIAMTRRAQMTTLTPGDSLLEAISRLVRHQVNCLPVMDEQRVETSFIQANGLVGRVTKTDILNAILSLTEEKT, encoded by the coding sequence ATGCGGAAATTTACCGATCTATGCTCATCTATAATGTATACTACCCCATTTCATAAGGAGGTAATCATTATTCAACTGTCTGAAAGACAGCGTGAAATTGTTGATATTGTCCAGCGTCTGGCGCCTGTTACGGGGGATAAAATTGCTGAGGAGTTGGGGCTGACGCGACCAACCCTTCGTTCCGATCTTGCGCTGCTCGTCATGCTCGGTCTGGTAGACGCCAAGCCGAAGGTAGGATATCTGCCAGGCCGTTACCCTAAATACGACAGTCATGTCGGCACGATGCTCAAAAAGCTGACCGTGGCTGATGTGCTCAGTGATCCGATTTTAATTTCCGGTGACGCTACAGCCTACGATGCAGTACTGATGCTGTTTCAGCAAAATACCGGTACGCTGATGGTCACGGGAGAGGATCAGGAGCTAATCGGAATTGTTACTCGCAAGGATCTGCTGAAGGTGACGCTGGGACATACCGATCTTCACGCCGTTCCGGTAACGATAGCAATGACGCGACGTGCACAAATGACGACACTCACTCCGGGGGATTCTCTGCTGGAGGCGATATCCAGACTCGTTCGTCATCAGGTCAATTGCCTTCCGGTCATGGACGAGCAACGTGTGGAGACCTCCTTCATTCAAGCCAATGGATTGGTGGGTCGGGTTACCAAAACGGACATCCTGAACGCTATTTTGAGCTTGACGGAAGAGAAGACGTAA
- a CDS encoding GNAT family N-acetyltransferase has translation MSKLTIVKVKSDHADLHELIQRLDKDLLERYPADEIYLVDFSNPKVKEMIFAVVYLDAEPVACGGLRPIDAEEMELKRFYVDSSYRRQGIAVSLLAFLEGEARKRGTVRIKLETGAAQPEAIALYTKQGYEPIERFGEYEEDENSLCYGKNLTVSL, from the coding sequence ATGTCCAAGCTTACAATAGTAAAGGTTAAAAGCGATCATGCAGATCTGCATGAATTGATTCAAAGGCTGGATAAGGATTTGCTAGAAAGGTATCCTGCTGATGAAATTTACTTGGTTGATTTTTCCAATCCAAAAGTTAAAGAAATGATTTTCGCTGTTGTGTATTTGGATGCAGAACCGGTCGCTTGCGGTGGACTTAGGCCTATAGATGCGGAAGAGATGGAGCTTAAACGATTTTATGTCGATTCTTCTTATCGCAGGCAAGGTATTGCCGTCAGTCTGTTAGCTTTTCTGGAAGGTGAGGCCCGGAAACGAGGCACTGTAAGAATCAAGCTGGAGACAGGGGCTGCTCAACCTGAAGCCATTGCGCTTTATACGAAGCAGGGATATGAGCCTATTGAACGATTTGGTGAATATGAAGAGGATGAAAATAGTCTTTGTTACGGTAAAAACCTGACAGTGTCTTTATAA
- a CDS encoding MarR family transcriptional regulator codes for MSVKPDDQDLALNLFVVLARAYNSVTSRTNRDIHSHGLNTTEFGVLDLLYYRGSQPLQKIGEKVLISSGNITYVVDKLQKKKLLTRRASQDDRRVIYAELTDEGRHFFEQIFPQHHRVIMETVDGLSVEEKEQVIHLLKKLGLSAEGQKSND; via the coding sequence ATGTCAGTAAAACCAGATGATCAGGACTTGGCGCTTAACTTGTTTGTTGTGCTGGCGCGCGCCTATAATTCGGTCACATCCCGCACGAATCGGGATATTCATAGTCATGGATTGAACACAACGGAATTTGGTGTACTTGATCTGTTATATTATCGTGGTTCACAGCCCTTGCAGAAAATTGGTGAAAAGGTGCTGATCTCCAGCGGAAATATTACGTATGTCGTAGATAAACTTCAGAAAAAAAAGCTGCTTACCCGGCGTGCATCACAGGATGATCGTCGTGTGATTTATGCAGAACTGACTGACGAGGGACGTCATTTCTTTGAGCAAATATTCCCACAGCATCATCGTGTCATCATGGAGACAGTAGACGGTTTATCCGTAGAAGAGAAAGAGCAGGTTATCCATTTGCTAAAAAAGCTGGGACTCTCGGCTGAAGGCCAGAAGAGTAACGACTAA
- a CDS encoding polysaccharide deacetylase family protein: MKHVIFKRTMLIMSMLAILGILVYEARTIYHPPLVKGTHRTRTANADRLVRHLFSLTPTPDKVYYQDKVIVLMYHEVTKTPPDPGALKLSNFTKQLDEMKANGFHWITMKEYTDFILHKAKVPDNAVLMTFDDGYESFYTDTFPVLKKYRVPATNFLITSTISNPKHIGIKKLTWEQIQHMHAEGVDFYNHTNDQHAYGYTNVARTKEKPLLMGPVYSKKLGRMETEDEFKQRVYNDLDTADKKLFKHLHNDRNVLAFPYGGYTKETLEICRALGIDVTFTVKRGINSPGQTNGYRVNAGGIHNIPEVLVQYMKEGAPERPLPFAQGPNKAS; the protein is encoded by the coding sequence ATGAAACACGTCATATTTAAAAGAACAATGCTTATTATGAGCATGCTAGCTATTTTAGGGATTTTGGTGTACGAAGCACGCACCATCTACCATCCCCCCCTTGTTAAAGGGACTCACCGTACACGCACAGCAAATGCAGATCGACTGGTACGACACCTGTTCTCTCTGACACCAACGCCGGATAAAGTATATTACCAGGACAAGGTTATTGTCCTGATGTATCATGAAGTAACCAAAACTCCACCCGATCCCGGCGCTCTCAAGCTCAGCAATTTTACGAAGCAACTGGATGAAATGAAAGCCAACGGCTTCCACTGGATTACCATGAAAGAGTATACGGACTTTATTCTGCATAAAGCCAAGGTGCCCGATAATGCTGTACTTATGACCTTCGACGACGGCTATGAATCTTTTTATACAGACACCTTTCCCGTGTTGAAAAAGTACCGTGTACCTGCAACCAATTTTCTCATCACATCCACGATCAGTAATCCCAAGCACATCGGTATTAAGAAGCTGACGTGGGAGCAAATCCAGCACATGCATGCCGAAGGTGTTGATTTCTACAATCACACCAATGATCAGCACGCGTATGGGTACACAAATGTAGCACGCACCAAGGAAAAACCGCTTCTCATGGGCCCGGTATATTCGAAAAAGCTGGGGCGTATGGAAACCGAGGATGAATTCAAGCAACGGGTTTACAACGATTTGGACACCGCCGACAAGAAGCTGTTCAAGCATCTTCACAATGATCGTAACGTCCTTGCCTTTCCGTATGGAGGATATACCAAGGAAACGCTGGAAATTTGCCGCGCCTTGGGCATTGACGTTACCTTCACGGTGAAGCGTGGCATTAACTCACCTGGACAAACGAATGGCTATCGCGTTAATGCAGGTGGGATACACAATATTCCGGAAGTATTGGTGCAATACATGAAGGAAGGCGCTCCGGAACGACCGTTGCCATTTGCCCAAGGTCCAAACAAAGCGTCCTAA